From a region of the Balneolales bacterium ANBcel1 genome:
- the rpsS gene encoding 30S ribosomal protein S19: MPRSLKKGPFIHYKLQRKVDKANETNSKKVIKTWSRSSMISPEFVGLTFAVHNGKQFIPVYVTENMVGHKLGEFAPTRIFKGHPVKKGEKK; encoded by the coding sequence GATCACTTAAGAAGGGTCCATTTATACATTACAAGCTGCAGCGAAAGGTCGACAAGGCCAATGAGACCAACAGCAAGAAGGTCATCAAAACCTGGTCACGCAGTTCCATGATTTCTCCGGAATTTGTCGGATTGACATTCGCGGTACATAATGGCAAACAGTTTATTCCGGTATATGTAACTGAAAATATGGTTGGACACAAGCTCGGCGAGTTTGCCCCCACCAGGATTTTCAAAGGACATCCGGTAAAGAAAGGCGAAAAAAAATAA